The sequence gcctccctgagcctgtccttgaccctgcaggaggtgtcatctgtgagggccacccatgAGATGGATccgcagggagcccaggagaggcagcagcagcaggtgaggtggcctgagggggagggtccaggtgtcagaggaggggtcactctcctcacggctggaggcctccctaagagagaggtccctcctcctccagcccagctccaggagcccaagagcctgaaatgcctgcccttgaagtgaccaggaggaggcctggaagggctgggcccaggatgggttagggaggggagggtcagggaccacataccctgggatttgccaaaagccgcccctgggaggtgactggggaagttcggtggtcctggagggggcaactagGGGAaagccgctgagggtcctaggctgttctctgtgggagtctgtggtgggcaggaggctggggtgaagggatttgggggagggtccatgggggcacctgagaggtgggactcatctcaccactcccaccctgatttcacagggtgtcgtccccttcctgggcacgttcctcaatcacctgaagctgctggacattgggatggaggatgatctggaagtgagtgagcctggaggtggggccagggagcaggatcctgaggtttgggtggcgagagccctgcactgggacctgagctctcagtatctggcaaacctcctctcatgagagccccatagccacccctgggagctggggagtcaggcccatcttagcaatgcgtgaatagatgctccgcataagccccccaccagtctacctgggctggtgaagctcatagctgcctgcctgcagagctgcaggaggctgtgtctgagatggattcagcctccccctcgggccctgcccctggggga is a genomic window of Diceros bicornis minor isolate mBicDic1 chromosome 27 unlocalized genomic scaffold, mDicBic1.mat.cur SUPER_27_unloc_1, whole genome shotgun sequence containing:
- the LOC131401960 gene encoding ral guanine nucleotide dissociation stimulator-like → MARVQDQGPGRNGEGNMASLSLSLTLQEVSSVRATHEMDPQGAQERQQQQGVVPFLGTFLNHLKLLDIGMEDDLEVSEPGGGAREQDPEVWVARALHWDLSSQYLANLLS